A stretch of Lactuca sativa cultivar Salinas chromosome 6, Lsat_Salinas_v11, whole genome shotgun sequence DNA encodes these proteins:
- the LOC111890535 gene encoding histone H3.2, with product MARTKQTARKSTGGKAPRKQLATKAARKSAPATGGVKKPHRFRPGTVALREIRKYQKSTELLIRKLPFQRLVREIAQDFKTDLRFQSSAVAALQEASEAYLVGLFEDTNLCAIHAKRVTIMPKDMQLARRIRGERA from the coding sequence ATGGCGAGAACCAAGCAAACTGCTCGCAAATCAACCGGTGGAAAAGCACCAAGGAAGCAGTTGGCCACAAAGGCCGCGAGGAAATCAGCTCCGGCGACCGGAGGAGTGAAGAAGCCACACAGATTCAGGCCCGGAACTGTTGCCCTAAGAGAGATCCGTAAGTACCAGAAGAGCACAGAGTTGTTGATCCGCAAACTTCCATTTCAGAGACTTGTGAGAGAAATCGCTCAGGATTTCAAGACAGATTTGAGGTTCCAGAGCAGTGCTGTTGCTGCACTTCAAGAGGCGTCGGAGGCTTACTTGGTGGGTTTGTTTGAAGATACTAATTTGTGTGCGATTCATGCTAAGAGGGTTACAATTATGCCTAAGGATATGCAATTGGCTAGGAGGATTAGAGGTGAAAGGGCTTAG